The Roseimicrobium gellanilyticum genome contains a region encoding:
- a CDS encoding ArnT family glycosyltransferase: MSESKEQEAVESPRPKPWVALGTGLACLLFALVLQWSNDAWNADLAGDPDEAAHAVTSLMVRDYLTDALPGNPLHYAQDYYEHFPKVALGHYPPGYYLITALALLPGAEIAALIALQAVFCGILGWQIFLLGHRLTGAFGAWLVAMVFVALPMVQKVSSCVMSDLLLSIFCLAAVQAWLEYLRRPGAWMALLFGFMAAAAILTKGAGLLLALVPPVSLVLAGEFRLLKKWSFWLAPLPVIVLAAPWMLYSVRFTQEGMSSVRGLAYVMKAAPFYGSGIVQVFGLLVAALMVISLLRVLVSLLRRCPAPVDTAVLWALIAGTLAVALVVPAGLSTRYLVPAGGAFLLLAFAECRYWLAFLQRRSSESANVSGGWAGAVGAVVVAGVTVATVGWSAPKVASGFGEAVTQLEAGTREAASEHGAWLVSSDARGEGAVIAAAAFGLPSRKDWPLTILRASKELSSSDWMGRGYETQFKSAEELRQRLDKLKVDCVIADESVPASHAQAHHAKVVEALSNSSAWSLAKTVTADRGLGQKGQIKLFRRVESNASVASPEPKRDS; encoded by the coding sequence ATGTCAGAATCGAAGGAGCAGGAGGCAGTAGAGAGTCCGCGGCCCAAGCCGTGGGTGGCCCTGGGCACGGGGCTTGCCTGCCTGCTTTTTGCACTGGTCTTGCAGTGGTCAAATGACGCATGGAATGCGGACCTTGCTGGGGATCCGGATGAGGCCGCCCACGCGGTCACCAGTCTGATGGTGCGGGACTATCTCACCGATGCGCTTCCGGGGAATCCGCTGCATTATGCGCAGGACTACTACGAGCATTTTCCCAAGGTGGCTCTCGGACACTACCCTCCGGGCTACTACCTCATCACCGCACTGGCGCTCCTGCCCGGTGCTGAGATTGCCGCCTTGATCGCTTTGCAGGCGGTGTTCTGCGGTATCTTGGGTTGGCAGATTTTTCTGCTCGGCCATCGGTTGACCGGAGCATTCGGAGCCTGGCTGGTCGCCATGGTGTTCGTGGCACTTCCGATGGTGCAAAAGGTGTCGTCCTGCGTCATGTCGGACCTCCTTCTGTCCATCTTCTGTCTCGCTGCGGTGCAGGCTTGGCTGGAATACTTGCGACGGCCCGGTGCGTGGATGGCATTGCTTTTTGGCTTCATGGCAGCAGCGGCCATTCTCACCAAGGGCGCTGGCTTGTTGCTTGCCCTGGTGCCTCCCGTGAGTCTCGTCCTCGCTGGGGAATTCCGTCTGCTGAAGAAATGGAGCTTTTGGCTGGCCCCGCTGCCGGTGATCGTACTGGCCGCGCCCTGGATGCTCTACTCCGTTCGTTTCACGCAAGAAGGCATGTCCAGTGTGAGAGGCCTGGCCTATGTGATGAAGGCGGCTCCGTTTTATGGCAGTGGGATCGTGCAGGTGTTTGGGCTGCTGGTCGCAGCACTGATGGTGATCAGCTTGCTCAGGGTTCTCGTGTCATTGCTGAGGAGGTGTCCTGCTCCTGTTGACACCGCAGTGTTGTGGGCGCTGATCGCAGGCACTCTCGCCGTGGCGCTTGTGGTGCCAGCAGGCCTGAGCACGCGCTATCTGGTGCCAGCGGGCGGGGCATTCCTTTTGCTTGCCTTTGCTGAGTGCCGGTACTGGCTGGCCTTTCTGCAAAGGCGCTCCAGCGAATCTGCCAATGTAAGTGGGGGATGGGCCGGTGCGGTGGGAGCTGTTGTGGTCGCCGGTGTCACCGTCGCTACTGTCGGATGGTCCGCGCCCAAAGTAGCCTCGGGATTTGGTGAAGCGGTCACGCAACTCGAAGCAGGGACCCGAGAAGCAGCCTCGGAGCACGGTGCCTGGTTGGTATCCTCCGACGCGCGCGGGGAGGGCGCTGTGATTGCGGCTGCGGCGTTCGGCCTTCCGTCCCGGAAAGACTGGCCTCTCACCATCCTGCGCGCCAGCAAGGAACTGTCCTCCAGCGACTGGATGGGGCGCGGCTACGAGACGCAATTCAAGTCCGCGGAGGAACTGCGTCAGCGCCTGGATAAACTCAAGGTGGATTGCGTGATTGCGGACGAATCGGTACCTGCCAGCCATGCTCAGGCGCATCACGCAAAGGTGGTGGAGGCTCTCTCGAACTCTTCTGCATGGAGCCTTGCAAAAACGGTGACCGCGGACCGGGGGCTGGGGCAGAAGGGGCAGATCAAGTTGTTCCGCCGGGTCGAGTCCAACGCCTCCGTGGCCTCTCCGGAGCCAAAACGGGATTCCTGA
- a CDS encoding glycosyltransferase, whose product MATDLTPSRENPSGLRILFVSNLFPDEREPYRGLDNATVLKALQQWKGCEVRVLSPRPSLPLLPAKEWRARVEDLDMGPRFVRTGYVPKVGSLINHRWMKASLSRPLAETHRRFPWDVVLASWLYPDGWAAVNACTRYKAPVVLIAQGSDVHRYLHMPARRTCILDAVAESAGVITRSKSLATLLADAGADRAKLVPITNGIDTAVFKFVDKGTARQTLNVPPEARVLLYVGNFLPVKNPLMLVKAFEKLCAQRGNEHLRLVMVGKGPLQGEVQAAVARAGLAERVHLTGPLSSAKVAEWMQAADVFCMTSRNEGLPNVILEAQACGLPVVATAVGSIPELVDEPWKGGLAASEDVDGWVGEAGRVLLGPMDKLRIAGLGATRTWQSAAERYFEVLQGAVRGSGNDS is encoded by the coding sequence ATGGCCACCGACTTGACTCCATCACGCGAAAACCCCAGCGGGTTGCGCATTCTCTTTGTCTCCAATCTATTTCCTGATGAGCGGGAGCCTTATCGTGGATTGGACAATGCGACGGTGTTGAAGGCGCTCCAACAGTGGAAGGGCTGTGAAGTGAGAGTCCTTTCGCCACGCCCTTCTTTGCCGCTGCTTCCCGCCAAAGAATGGCGCGCACGGGTGGAGGATCTCGACATGGGTCCCCGATTTGTCCGCACAGGATATGTTCCCAAAGTCGGCAGCCTCATCAATCACCGCTGGATGAAGGCTTCTTTGTCACGTCCCCTGGCCGAAACGCATCGTCGATTCCCTTGGGACGTGGTCCTTGCGAGCTGGCTGTATCCGGATGGGTGGGCCGCAGTCAATGCCTGTACTCGATATAAAGCGCCGGTTGTGCTGATTGCTCAGGGGAGCGATGTGCATCGCTACCTCCACATGCCGGCGCGGCGCACTTGCATCCTCGATGCCGTCGCGGAATCCGCGGGAGTCATCACGAGAAGCAAGAGCCTGGCAACGCTGCTGGCAGATGCTGGCGCCGATCGTGCCAAGCTGGTGCCCATCACAAACGGAATCGACACCGCGGTTTTCAAATTCGTGGACAAAGGAACCGCGCGCCAGACATTGAATGTGCCACCCGAGGCGCGCGTGCTCTTGTACGTGGGGAACTTCCTGCCGGTGAAAAATCCTCTGATGCTCGTGAAGGCGTTCGAGAAGCTGTGCGCCCAACGGGGAAATGAGCACCTCCGGCTGGTCATGGTGGGAAAAGGCCCCCTGCAAGGCGAGGTGCAGGCCGCCGTCGCCAGGGCTGGCCTGGCAGAGCGGGTCCACCTGACGGGACCCCTCTCGTCTGCCAAAGTCGCCGAGTGGATGCAGGCCGCCGATGTGTTTTGCATGACGAGCCGGAACGAAGGTTTGCCCAATGTCATCCTGGAGGCGCAAGCTTGCGGGCTTCCGGTGGTGGCCACCGCAGTTGGGAGCATTCCTGAACTGGTGGACGAACCGTGGAAAGGCGGGCTCGCAGCATCAGAAGATGTGGATGGATGGGTGGGCGAAGCCGGCCGTGTCTTGCTTGGTCCGATGGATAAACTCCGGATTGCCGGGCTTGGAGCCACCAGGACATGGCAATCCGCCGCCGAGCGCTATTTCGAGGTCTTGCAGGGTGCAGTGCGTGGCTCGGGAAATGACTCATAA
- a CDS encoding glycosyltransferase family 2 protein, with amino-acid sequence MTFVFPCLNEERSLAACIEGVRKSLSQDPNLKYEILVADNGSKDRSREIAVECGARVVPVSTRGYGAALKGGIEAAQGEYVMFADADATYLYEDALPLYQATIKDKVDMGIASRMKGKIEDGAMPFLHRYLGTPVLTGLINLLFRGKLSDCNSGFRCIRKKAYMEWSVRSPGMEFASELLIKALKHKATCVEIPSGLRAAAPDRVPHLRTWRDGMRHLLFILSERPQLFEKLGLYVTVLATLMQIIACITGPIKVLGLNIFDVHSQALLLLAGLVGAQFYVYGCMCYLRAQDTPSNLTRSLLNMDEGQLFFLLVGALTAIGVVIGGVIVVWAQSSFGGINLVHLLLALVHFLSLPILGSMGLLGLHILKRYERS; translated from the coding sequence TTGACCTTTGTATTCCCCTGTCTCAACGAGGAACGCTCACTCGCGGCGTGTATTGAAGGCGTGCGGAAATCTCTCTCGCAGGATCCCAATCTGAAGTACGAGATCCTCGTGGCGGACAACGGGAGCAAGGATCGCTCCCGGGAGATCGCGGTGGAATGCGGTGCACGTGTCGTGCCGGTTTCCACCAGAGGCTACGGAGCTGCGCTGAAGGGCGGCATCGAGGCTGCTCAAGGGGAGTATGTGATGTTCGCGGATGCTGATGCCACGTATCTGTATGAAGATGCGCTGCCGCTCTACCAGGCAACCATCAAGGACAAGGTGGACATGGGCATTGCCTCGCGGATGAAGGGTAAGATTGAGGATGGAGCCATGCCCTTCTTGCATCGCTACCTCGGCACTCCTGTCCTCACCGGACTGATCAACCTTCTGTTTCGCGGCAAGCTCTCGGATTGCAATTCGGGCTTCCGTTGCATTCGCAAGAAGGCGTACATGGAGTGGAGCGTGAGATCTCCGGGCATGGAGTTTGCCTCAGAGTTGCTCATCAAGGCGCTGAAGCACAAAGCGACATGCGTGGAGATCCCTTCCGGTTTGCGGGCTGCGGCACCTGACCGTGTGCCGCATCTGCGCACCTGGAGAGACGGGATGAGGCATTTGCTTTTCATCCTCTCCGAGCGCCCCCAGCTCTTCGAGAAGCTGGGCTTGTATGTGACGGTGCTGGCGACACTGATGCAGATCATCGCCTGCATCACCGGACCCATCAAAGTTTTGGGGTTGAATATCTTCGATGTCCACAGCCAGGCCCTGCTCCTCCTGGCAGGACTCGTGGGCGCGCAATTCTATGTCTACGGGTGCATGTGTTACCTGCGCGCGCAGGACACGCCCAGCAATCTCACACGGTCCTTGTTGAACATGGATGAGGGGCAGCTTTTCTTCCTGCTCGTCGGCGCGTTGACCGCGATCGGCGTGGTGATCGGCGGCGTGATCGTGGTGTGGGCCCAGTCCAGCTTTGGTGGCATCAATCTCGTGCACCTGCTGCTCGCCCTCGTGCACTTCCTCAGCCTTCCCATCTTGGGCAGCATGGGTCTGCTTGGTCTGCATATTCTGAAGCGTTATGAGCGCTCCTGA
- a CDS encoding class I SAM-dependent methyltransferase — protein sequence MSAPESSTATNPAEFDSFATNYDEELGRALDLTGEDKSYYAEGRVHWLKGRLAKLGLPLPATCFDFGCGTGGSAPYLTGVLGALKYVGYDPSAESVKVAGIINPQEGVSFTADLSTAKAGAFDLAFCNGVFHHIPPEHREEAVAAVFASLKPGCVFAFWENNPWNPLVHYLMSKVAFDKDAQMLFPAAARRLLRSAGFEILEHSYKFIFPASLASLRPVENWLCRLPTGGQYQILARKPLSAGAVKTADRE from the coding sequence ATGAGCGCTCCTGAGTCATCCACCGCAACGAATCCGGCGGAGTTCGACTCCTTCGCCACGAACTATGATGAGGAGCTTGGCCGCGCCCTGGACCTGACAGGCGAGGACAAGTCCTACTATGCCGAGGGGCGTGTGCACTGGCTGAAGGGCCGTCTGGCAAAGCTGGGCCTGCCATTGCCCGCGACCTGCTTTGACTTCGGGTGCGGCACGGGTGGCAGCGCGCCTTATCTCACGGGCGTTTTGGGGGCACTGAAGTATGTGGGGTACGATCCTTCCGCCGAATCGGTGAAGGTCGCTGGTATCATCAATCCTCAAGAAGGTGTTTCCTTCACCGCAGATCTCTCAACAGCGAAGGCTGGTGCATTTGATCTCGCTTTCTGCAATGGTGTCTTCCACCATATCCCACCCGAGCATCGTGAGGAGGCAGTGGCGGCCGTGTTTGCGAGCCTCAAGCCGGGATGTGTCTTTGCCTTCTGGGAAAACAATCCATGGAATCCACTGGTGCACTACCTCATGAGCAAGGTGGCTTTCGACAAGGATGCCCAAATGCTCTTTCCCGCAGCGGCCAGACGGTTGCTGAGGTCGGCGGGCTTTGAGATTCTCGAGCACAGCTACAAGTTCATTTTCCCGGCGTCCCTGGCATCCCTGCGCCCGGTCGAGAATTGGTTGTGCCGTCTGCCGACCGGTGGGCAGTATCAAATCCTGGCTCGCAAACCCCTGTCTGCGGGAGCGGTGAAGACCGCCGACCGCGAGTAA
- a CDS encoding glycosyltransferase family 2 protein — MNRISVILCVHNEEARLASRLENLLSLDWPMEGEVVVVCDGCTDNSAEVARQVGQERVRVVELSQKSGKPSGINAGVEQASGDVLIFCDARQEFESSALRHLVAELREENTGAVSGLLRIAKSSDGSSGGFDRYWSLETKLRKWESDWDSAIGCTGAIYALRRECFVELPPDTILDDVVIPMQAVMQGRRVGYSVEAIAWDPQPLAPQAEHRRKLRTLAGNFQMLFRHPGWLNPFQNRTWWQLISHKYLRIASPFVLAAALLCTVVLARHPLFLLLLVGELAFIGLGWLAMECPALARRIPGARILGAFLSMQVTIVRGLATYMRYKKNMLDIWKSGHTGVSGAKE, encoded by the coding sequence ATGAACCGAATCTCCGTCATCCTCTGTGTGCACAATGAGGAGGCGCGCCTTGCGTCCCGCTTGGAAAACCTCCTGTCTCTCGATTGGCCAATGGAAGGTGAGGTGGTGGTGGTCTGTGACGGTTGCACAGACAACTCTGCCGAGGTGGCAAGGCAAGTGGGGCAGGAGCGCGTGCGTGTGGTGGAACTTTCGCAGAAGTCCGGCAAACCCTCAGGCATCAATGCCGGTGTGGAGCAGGCCTCGGGAGACGTGTTGATCTTTTGCGACGCGAGGCAGGAGTTCGAATCCTCCGCGCTCCGGCATCTGGTTGCCGAACTCAGGGAAGAGAATACGGGTGCGGTAAGCGGGCTCCTTCGCATTGCCAAATCATCCGATGGTTCCAGCGGCGGCTTTGATCGCTACTGGTCTCTGGAAACCAAGCTGCGCAAGTGGGAGAGCGATTGGGACTCTGCGATCGGTTGCACCGGGGCCATTTATGCCCTGCGACGGGAGTGTTTTGTTGAGCTCCCGCCAGACACCATTTTGGACGATGTGGTCATCCCCATGCAGGCGGTGATGCAAGGTAGGAGGGTGGGATACTCCGTGGAGGCCATTGCCTGGGATCCGCAGCCTCTCGCTCCCCAGGCGGAACACCGTCGCAAGCTGCGCACCCTGGCAGGAAACTTTCAGATGCTGTTCCGCCATCCAGGCTGGCTGAACCCATTTCAGAATCGCACATGGTGGCAGTTGATTTCACACAAGTACCTGCGAATCGCCTCACCATTCGTCCTCGCTGCAGCGCTGCTTTGCACGGTGGTTTTGGCAAGACATCCGCTGTTTTTGCTATTGCTGGTCGGGGAGCTCGCCTTCATCGGACTGGGATGGCTTGCCATGGAATGCCCCGCGCTGGCGCGACGCATCCCCGGAGCCAGAATTCTCGGTGCGTTTCTGTCCATGCAGGTCACCATCGTCAGGGGGCTTGCGACCTATATGCGCTACAAAAAGAACATGCTCGATATCTGGAAAAGTGGACACACTGGGGTATCTGGGGCTAAAGAGTAA